One stretch of Chitinivorax tropicus DNA includes these proteins:
- a CDS encoding ABC transporter ATP-binding protein, with protein MSNEALLEVRDLKVEFKLGQGQIFTALKGVSFTIPKNSVVALVGESGSGKSVSAMAVMDLLPHENTVIAPESRLIFEGKNLLDESRLQRRDRCGDQMSMIFQEPMSSLNPVYTVGSQIAEVLRLHKGMSKSQAMARVIELLREVGIPDPERRVNSYPHEMSGGQQQRVMIAMAIACEPKLLIADEPTTALDVTIQKQIVELLMKLRETHGMSILFITHDLGLVKEIADHVVVMHHGVIKEQGPAAQVFTDPKDKYTRALLACRPTLDRRPVRLPVVDDFLQGREDQLPKEERARGVSESDPIVLEVKGLRKVYTQKRGLFGKHEIPAVQDVSFKLRKGKTLGVVGESGSGKTTMGKAVLRLHSAQGGEVMYDGKNLLQLSEKEFQPYKKKLQIIFQNPYASLNPRFTIGQILTEPMQIHGIGANDDERRATALGLLKRVGLDERAFGKYPHEFSGGQRQRIGIARCLTLKPEIIVCDESVSALDVSVQAQVLNLLQELQDEYGMSYIFISHDLSVVKYISDEVLVMNQGQMVEYGNSDAIYHDPQHDYTKKLLSAIPGKD; from the coding sequence ATGTCCAATGAAGCATTGCTTGAGGTTCGAGATCTCAAGGTGGAATTCAAGCTGGGCCAGGGGCAGATTTTCACTGCTCTGAAAGGTGTCAGTTTTACCATTCCCAAGAACAGTGTCGTCGCGCTGGTCGGTGAATCCGGCTCCGGTAAGTCCGTGTCTGCCATGGCGGTGATGGATTTGCTGCCTCATGAGAACACTGTCATCGCACCAGAAAGTCGTTTGATTTTCGAAGGCAAGAACCTGCTCGACGAAAGTCGCCTGCAGCGCCGCGACCGTTGCGGTGATCAGATGTCGATGATCTTTCAGGAGCCGATGAGCTCTTTGAATCCGGTCTATACAGTTGGCAGCCAGATTGCCGAGGTGCTGCGCTTGCATAAAGGCATGAGCAAATCGCAAGCCATGGCCCGAGTGATCGAGTTGCTGCGCGAGGTAGGCATTCCCGACCCAGAGCGGCGGGTCAACAGCTATCCGCATGAGATGTCAGGGGGCCAGCAGCAACGCGTGATGATCGCCATGGCGATTGCATGTGAGCCCAAGCTGCTGATTGCCGATGAGCCCACCACCGCGTTGGATGTCACGATCCAAAAGCAGATCGTCGAGCTGCTGATGAAGCTGCGTGAAACACACGGTATGTCGATTCTGTTTATCACCCATGATCTGGGGCTGGTGAAGGAAATCGCAGACCATGTGGTGGTGATGCATCATGGCGTGATCAAGGAGCAGGGCCCGGCCGCGCAGGTGTTTACTGATCCAAAGGATAAATACACGCGTGCGCTGTTGGCCTGCCGTCCGACCCTGGATCGACGCCCGGTACGCCTGCCGGTGGTGGATGATTTTCTGCAAGGTCGGGAGGATCAGCTTCCCAAGGAAGAGCGGGCGCGGGGTGTCAGTGAAAGTGACCCGATCGTGCTGGAGGTCAAAGGGCTGCGTAAGGTATACACGCAAAAACGTGGCTTGTTTGGCAAGCACGAGATCCCGGCGGTACAGGACGTGTCTTTCAAGCTGCGCAAGGGGAAAACCCTGGGCGTGGTCGGGGAGTCCGGATCGGGCAAGACCACCATGGGCAAGGCAGTGCTCAGACTACACTCTGCACAGGGTGGTGAGGTCATGTATGACGGCAAGAACCTGCTGCAGTTATCCGAAAAGGAATTCCAGCCATACAAGAAGAAGCTGCAGATCATCTTCCAAAACCCTTATGCCTCACTGAATCCACGGTTCACCATCGGCCAGATCCTGACAGAGCCGATGCAGATCCATGGCATCGGGGCCAACGATGACGAGCGCCGTGCTACCGCATTGGGCTTGTTGAAGCGGGTCGGTCTGGATGAACGGGCTTTCGGAAAATATCCGCATGAGTTTTCAGGCGGACAACGGCAGCGTATCGGGATTGCCCGGTGCCTGACCTTGAAGCCTGAAATCATCGTGTGCGATGAATCGGTATCTGCCCTGGATGTGTCCGTACAGGCACAGGTGTTGAACCTGTTGCAAGAGCTGCAGGATGAATACGGTATGAGTTATATCTTCATCTCGCACGACTTGTCTGTGGTGAAATATATCTCTGATGAAGTCCTGGTGATGAATCAAGGGCAGATGGTGGAGTATGGCAATTCCGACGCCATCTACCATGATCCGCAGCATGACTATACCAAAAAGCTGCTGTCAGCCATTCCTGGTAAAGACTAG
- a CDS encoding alpha/beta hydrolase family protein, which translates to MKSATQATLLMFSLLGGASSYAAEPIPVRDFFKNPQQANFQISPDGKMVSFTQPFEHRLNIYVQTRGGEPKQVTQVKDRDITQYMWKGNDYLLFLKDNGGDENYHLYAVDKQGSTTRDLTPFDKVRVELIDELEDHPTDVLIGLNKRNPEIFDAYRLNVQTGKLTLVAKNPGKITGWVTDHEGRIRVATSSDGVNTSLLYRKDEKSPFKTVLTTNYTESMEPRLFTFDNKYLYATSNIGRDKSELVVVDPATGKEKEVIYKRADVDVSGVQYSHKRKKLTSVDYIDWKPQRAYLDEETQALYKKLEEKLPGYEVLIGAANKDEDTFVIVAYNDRTRGTRYLYEAKTDQLTKLADVTPWLDEKQMAPMKPIQYTSRDGLTIHGYLTLPLDKEAKNLPVVVNPHGGPWLRDQWGYNPEVQWLANRGYAVLQMNFRGSTGYGKQFWRASFKQWGGTMQDDITDGVNWLVKQGIADPKKICIYGGSYGGYATLAGVTFTPDLYACAVDYVGVSNLFTFLKTIPPYWKQFLDQMHDMVGHPVRDKALLTARSPALHADKIKTPLMVLQGAKDPRVNIAESNQIVDALKKRGVDVQYIVKENEGHGFHNEENRFEAYEAMEKFFGKYLN; encoded by the coding sequence ATGAAAAGCGCAACACAAGCAACATTATTGATGTTTTCCCTGCTGGGGGGGGCATCCAGCTATGCAGCTGAACCAATCCCTGTCCGGGATTTTTTCAAAAACCCACAGCAGGCCAATTTCCAGATTTCACCAGATGGCAAGATGGTGTCATTCACACAGCCATTTGAACATCGCCTCAATATCTATGTGCAAACCCGTGGTGGCGAGCCCAAGCAGGTTACGCAGGTCAAGGACCGTGATATCACCCAATACATGTGGAAGGGCAATGATTACCTGTTGTTCCTGAAAGACAATGGGGGGGATGAGAATTATCACCTGTATGCAGTGGACAAGCAGGGGAGCACGACCCGCGATCTGACACCTTTCGACAAGGTACGTGTGGAGTTGATCGACGAGCTGGAAGATCATCCGACAGATGTATTGATTGGTTTGAACAAACGCAACCCGGAAATATTCGATGCTTATCGCTTGAATGTCCAGACCGGCAAATTGACCCTGGTTGCAAAAAACCCCGGCAAGATCACCGGCTGGGTCACCGACCACGAAGGGCGTATCCGCGTGGCCACCAGCTCGGATGGCGTCAATACCAGCCTGCTGTACCGGAAAGACGAAAAGTCACCATTCAAGACTGTGTTGACCACCAATTACACCGAATCAATGGAGCCACGGTTATTCACCTTTGACAACAAATACCTGTATGCAACTTCCAATATCGGGCGCGACAAGTCCGAGCTTGTCGTTGTGGACCCGGCAACAGGCAAGGAAAAGGAGGTGATCTACAAGCGTGCGGATGTGGATGTGAGTGGGGTTCAATATTCACATAAGCGTAAAAAATTGACCTCGGTTGACTATATCGATTGGAAACCGCAGCGTGCCTATCTGGATGAAGAAACCCAGGCGCTATACAAAAAGTTGGAAGAGAAATTGCCTGGATATGAGGTGTTGATCGGGGCCGCCAACAAGGATGAAGACACCTTTGTTATCGTGGCCTACAACGATCGCACACGCGGGACTCGCTACCTGTATGAAGCAAAGACGGATCAGCTGACCAAGCTTGCAGATGTGACTCCTTGGCTTGATGAGAAGCAGATGGCACCAATGAAGCCTATCCAGTACACCTCTCGTGACGGATTGACGATTCATGGCTATTTGACGCTGCCGCTCGACAAAGAGGCGAAGAACCTACCCGTGGTCGTGAACCCGCATGGTGGCCCATGGTTACGCGATCAATGGGGTTACAACCCAGAAGTGCAATGGCTGGCCAACCGTGGCTATGCAGTATTGCAGATGAATTTCCGGGGCTCCACCGGCTATGGTAAGCAGTTCTGGCGTGCCAGCTTCAAACAGTGGGGCGGCACCATGCAGGATGACATCACCGATGGGGTGAATTGGCTGGTGAAGCAGGGCATTGCCGACCCGAAAAAGATCTGCATCTACGGGGGGAGTTATGGTGGTTATGCGACCTTGGCTGGGGTGACCTTTACGCCGGATCTGTATGCGTGTGCGGTCGATTATGTCGGGGTATCCAATCTGTTCACCTTCCTGAAAACCATCCCGCCTTACTGGAAGCAGTTCCTGGATCAGATGCATGACATGGTCGGCCACCCAGTGCGTGACAAAGCACTGCTTACCGCACGCTCACCCGCGCTGCACGCCGATAAGATCAAAACGCCATTGATGGTTCTACAAGGTGCGAAAGATCCACGCGTGAATATTGCCGAGTCCAACCAGATTGTCGATGCGCTCAAGAAGCGTGGTGTGGATGTGCAATATATCGTCAAGGAAAATGAGGGTCATGGTTTTCACAATGAAGAAAATCGTTTCGAGGCGTATGAGGCAATGGAGAAATTCTTTGGTAAATACCTGAATTGA
- a CDS encoding M3 family metallopeptidase codes for MKKTAIALAAMAMIGQTYAALPGAIVQPKADEIGKMCDKAINDTKKRVAKIESLPLSKVSKDNTLLTWNQLDIQLQATGGPIGLLSETSPDEAVRKAAEACDLRISGYLNDMLQSTALYERVKALKPADAIDEMARQSILDEFESRGVSLPKDKRERVAAINNELDKLAQEFQRNVRDTKAKVTYTEAELVGVPKDALEGRAKDAEGRLVFGLDYPEYDAIMNYAENEQSRRRMYEAFNKRGGEANLTILKQVVTLRKELAGLFGYDNFADWSLKRKMAGSAAAVNQFLGDVKTRVGELEKREIGELAAEKAKFTGNPDAKMYRWDLLFYETRLKKARYSLDQQEVRAQFPTEPTLAWMMKVTSTLYGVDFRPNKQQKVWHPDVRAFDVYDSKSKQYLSSFYLDLFPRDGKYKHAAAFPTIGVSTIAKRTPISVLVTNFNRNGFDQDELETLFHEFGHVMHGVLSKTRYSMQAGTSVKRDFVEAPSQMYEEWARRPETHKLFNEVCSTCKPIDPALIAKMNAARSFGQGVKYARQVFFATWDMALHTANPGDPMQLWRDGEREMPLGHVDGTMAPAAFGHVIGGYQAGYYGYMWSEVLALDMLSGFGDNVMDAKAGARYRSIILENGGQVPPMKLVEEFLGRKTSPDAFFREITGQRTTTQAADAKSGTKG; via the coding sequence ATGAAGAAGACTGCGATTGCGCTGGCCGCAATGGCGATGATTGGGCAGACCTATGCAGCGCTGCCCGGTGCCATTGTGCAGCCCAAGGCTGATGAAATCGGCAAAATGTGTGACAAGGCAATCAACGACACCAAAAAACGTGTTGCCAAGATCGAATCATTACCTTTGAGTAAAGTCAGCAAGGACAACACCTTGCTTACCTGGAACCAGTTGGATATCCAGCTTCAGGCCACTGGTGGGCCAATTGGCCTGCTGTCGGAAACCAGCCCGGACGAGGCGGTGCGTAAAGCCGCCGAGGCATGCGATCTGCGGATTTCTGGCTATTTGAATGATATGCTGCAAAGCACGGCCTTGTATGAACGGGTCAAGGCTTTGAAGCCTGCGGATGCCATTGATGAGATGGCTCGCCAGAGCATTCTGGATGAGTTTGAGTCGCGTGGTGTCAGCCTGCCTAAAGACAAACGCGAGCGTGTGGCTGCAATCAATAATGAGTTGGATAAACTGGCTCAGGAATTTCAACGCAATGTTCGCGACACCAAGGCGAAGGTGACCTACACAGAGGCCGAGCTGGTTGGCGTGCCGAAAGATGCGCTTGAAGGCCGGGCCAAGGATGCAGAAGGGCGCCTCGTATTTGGATTGGATTACCCTGAGTACGATGCGATCATGAATTACGCCGAGAATGAGCAATCTCGTCGTCGTATGTATGAGGCATTCAACAAACGTGGCGGTGAAGCGAACCTGACCATCCTGAAACAGGTGGTGACCCTGCGGAAGGAGCTGGCTGGTTTATTTGGCTATGACAATTTTGCCGATTGGTCGTTGAAGCGCAAGATGGCTGGCAGCGCCGCGGCGGTCAATCAGTTCCTGGGCGATGTGAAAACCCGGGTTGGTGAGCTGGAAAAGCGTGAAATTGGCGAATTGGCGGCAGAGAAGGCCAAATTCACCGGCAATCCGGACGCCAAGATGTATCGCTGGGATCTGCTCTTCTATGAGACCCGTTTGAAGAAAGCGCGTTACAGCCTGGATCAACAAGAAGTACGGGCGCAGTTCCCGACCGAGCCGACATTGGCTTGGATGATGAAAGTCACCAGCACGCTGTATGGTGTGGATTTCCGCCCCAACAAGCAACAGAAGGTATGGCACCCTGATGTGCGGGCTTTTGATGTATACGACAGCAAGAGCAAGCAATATCTGTCCAGTTTCTATCTAGACCTGTTCCCACGCGATGGCAAATACAAGCACGCCGCCGCTTTCCCGACCATTGGTGTCAGCACCATCGCCAAACGTACCCCTATCTCGGTCTTGGTGACCAACTTCAACCGCAATGGGTTTGATCAGGATGAGTTGGAGACGCTCTTCCATGAGTTTGGTCATGTGATGCACGGTGTATTGTCCAAAACCCGATACAGCATGCAGGCTGGTACATCGGTCAAACGTGACTTTGTGGAAGCCCCCTCACAGATGTATGAAGAGTGGGCCCGCCGTCCCGAGACACATAAGCTGTTCAATGAGGTATGCAGCACCTGCAAGCCGATCGACCCGGCATTGATCGCCAAGATGAATGCCGCACGCAGCTTTGGCCAGGGTGTGAAATATGCCCGCCAGGTGTTCTTTGCAACGTGGGATATGGCGTTGCACACTGCCAACCCAGGCGACCCCATGCAGCTATGGCGGGATGGTGAGCGTGAAATGCCGCTGGGTCATGTAGATGGCACGATGGCGCCTGCTGCGTTCGGGCATGTCATCGGCGGCTATCAGGCTGGGTACTACGGATACATGTGGTCGGAAGTGCTGGCGCTCGATATGTTGTCCGGCTTTGGGGATAACGTGATGGATGCCAAAGCAGGTGCCCGTTATCGTTCCATCATTCTTGAAAATGGTGGCCAGGTGCCCCCGATGAAGCTGGTTGAAGAATTCCTGGGTCGTAAGACCAGCCCAGATGCCTTCTTCCGCGAGATCACCGGGCAACGTACTACCACACAGGCAGCCGACGCCAAGTCTGGCACCAAGGGGTAA
- a CDS encoding PEP-CTERM sorting domain-containing protein, which produces MKLHITLPALLLAASLPAVAGSVKSSMSVWADFSSFNIRVVDTDPMDGIVPTLSFRTVRSEVSGATSPINWQDNKSVTDWLSPLAVSHVAQGMEVSAEVNGAAMGADTAVVMSPVPQGSNNHFATFANLVRYGEMILSGPGRLEISMNYHYRGFSEKQHDGENTLAAGFAELSLSTAMDSPSGYLTRTDHANFVVRPDLAETGDGRLFVAAQSFGTDPTTFMLRTTLGSESGLTVAAVPEPETYATMLVGGLMVAFAVRRSRRHKAGQGV; this is translated from the coding sequence GTGAAACTACATATTACCCTTCCCGCATTGCTGCTGGCCGCGTCACTGCCGGCTGTAGCGGGGTCGGTGAAATCATCCATGAGTGTGTGGGCGGATTTCAGCTCATTCAATATCAGGGTGGTGGATACCGATCCGATGGATGGCATTGTCCCGACCTTGTCGTTCCGAACGGTGCGTAGCGAGGTGTCGGGTGCCACTTCACCGATCAATTGGCAAGACAACAAAAGTGTCACCGATTGGTTATCGCCGCTCGCTGTCTCGCATGTGGCACAAGGCATGGAGGTCTCTGCAGAAGTGAATGGGGCCGCCATGGGAGCAGACACGGCGGTAGTCATGTCTCCGGTGCCTCAGGGCAGCAACAATCATTTCGCGACCTTTGCCAACTTGGTTCGTTATGGAGAAATGATCCTGTCCGGCCCAGGGCGCCTCGAAATTTCCATGAATTACCACTATCGGGGTTTTTCGGAAAAGCAGCATGACGGCGAGAACACGCTGGCGGCTGGTTTTGCCGAGTTGAGTCTGTCCACCGCCATGGATTCGCCGAGCGGGTATTTGACGCGCACCGATCACGCCAATTTTGTCGTCAGGCCGGACTTGGCCGAAACGGGAGACGGACGCCTGTTCGTGGCGGCTCAATCGTTTGGTACAGACCCGACCACCTTCATGCTGCGTACTACTTTGGGCAGCGAGTCCGGGCTGACCGTGGCAGCCGTACCCGAGCCGGAAACCTACGCCACCATGCTGGTTGGGGGCTTGATGGTGGCGTTCGCTGTGCGGCGATCACGCCGCCATAAGGCTGGCCAGGGCGTATAA
- a CDS encoding ABC transporter permease — MFAYFLRRILQMIPTILGVILMLFLLFNFFAGDPAQILAGKMPNPERIAAIRKELGLDEPWFVQLWVFFKQVISFDYGRSWTTNEPVGQILSARLPATLTIMLPVWVLEAAIAVVLALGVAYVRGTLTDRVVMAICTASMSISLLLYAVVGQWVFGSVLGWAPVQGWGDSLATNLSTYAWLPIMLILFVAITPSLRLYRSFVVEEINQDYVRTARAKGVSDNRIMYVHVLRNAAIPIVTNMALSLPGLVVGSFIIEQIFSIPGIGREVIVAVEKSDFPVIKAITMMVAFVTMFANLFVDVLYKVLDPRVELK, encoded by the coding sequence ATGTTCGCATACTTCCTGCGACGCATCCTGCAAATGATCCCGACCATCCTCGGGGTGATTTTGATGCTGTTCCTATTGTTCAATTTCTTCGCCGGTGACCCTGCCCAGATTCTGGCAGGTAAAATGCCCAATCCAGAGCGGATTGCAGCCATCCGCAAGGAGCTGGGGCTGGACGAGCCTTGGTTTGTGCAGCTGTGGGTGTTCTTCAAGCAGGTGATCTCATTTGACTATGGCCGTAGCTGGACAACCAACGAGCCGGTCGGGCAGATCCTCTCAGCACGCCTGCCCGCCACCTTGACCATCATGTTGCCGGTATGGGTATTGGAAGCCGCAATCGCGGTGGTGTTGGCACTGGGTGTCGCGTATGTGCGCGGCACGCTGACAGATCGTGTGGTCATGGCGATTTGTACGGCATCCATGTCGATCAGCTTGCTGCTGTACGCAGTGGTGGGGCAGTGGGTATTCGGTTCGGTGCTGGGCTGGGCGCCTGTTCAAGGTTGGGGCGATAGTCTGGCGACGAACCTGTCAACCTATGCATGGCTGCCGATCATGTTGATCCTGTTCGTGGCCATCACCCCCAGCTTGCGCCTGTATCGCTCGTTCGTGGTTGAGGAAATCAATCAGGACTATGTGCGTACTGCCCGTGCCAAAGGGGTGAGCGACAACCGCATCATGTATGTTCACGTGTTGCGCAACGCGGCCATCCCCATTGTCACCAACATGGCGTTGTCGTTGCCTGGCCTGGTGGTGGGTTCTTTCATCATCGAGCAGATCTTCTCGATCCCTGGCATTGGGCGGGAAGTGATTGTTGCTGTTGAAAAGAGCGATTTCCCAGTGATCAAAGCCATCACCATGATGGTTGCTTTCGTCACCATGTTCGCCAACCTGTTTGTGGATGTGCTTTACAAAGTGCTCGATCCACGTGTTGAGCTGAAATAG
- a CDS encoding ABC transporter substrate-binding protein, whose protein sequence is MNTSIRSTRISGSGNRTTWQRLSWTLLNSFTVAALGMAACNVAVSADMNKTLHFGLEVPETGFDPAEYSDQYSNIIMAQMFESMLTFDYLSRPARVVPQTAEAMPVVSEDGRTYTIRLKKGIYFADDPAFNGVKRELTAQDYVFSLQRLVDPTTKRPNSWLLRGKIVGLDEKLEAAKAAGSFDPSTPVEGLKALDRYTLQIKLTKPDYNLNYILAMTTTGALAKEVVDKYGKVDIGAHPVGTGPYILQKWERGHRTSLVASPSYRGMVYEPPVDATGVNQTVMAELRGKRLPLIGRIDLPVMENGQAQWLGFLRGDTDIHYRVGSEYALQSAPGGKLKPQYAKKGIKVFRELEPEVTFNQFNMEDEVVGGYEPEKVALRRALAMSYNSKKEAMVTRAGQAIEAEAPWGPGIVGYDPNFKNALHAYNPARANAILDTYGYKDVDGDGYRELPNGKPLEITYLGTTTGGRRDFEELMEQAFKAVKIRLRTEKTSFPDQIQRKQNGKFQLTGGAWGADFPDVENFLQLLYGPNCREGNDSCFKLKEYDDLYREISQMPDSPERQAKVMRMVRLVAAYAPWNFNVHRIRTHMEHSWTTGFLAHPVDHVKFMYYDIDLAKREAYKKQQ, encoded by the coding sequence ATGAACACTTCCATTCGCTCTACTCGAATCAGCGGGAGTGGCAATCGGACAACCTGGCAGCGTCTGTCTTGGACGTTGCTGAATTCGTTTACCGTCGCTGCTCTTGGCATGGCGGCCTGCAATGTTGCAGTGTCCGCAGACATGAATAAAACCCTCCACTTCGGCTTGGAAGTTCCAGAAACAGGTTTTGACCCAGCCGAATATTCAGATCAGTACTCCAATATCATCATGGCGCAAATGTTCGAATCGATGTTGACGTTCGACTATTTGTCACGCCCTGCAAGAGTGGTGCCACAAACAGCGGAAGCCATGCCCGTGGTTTCCGAAGATGGCAGGACATATACCATTCGCCTGAAAAAAGGGATCTATTTTGCAGATGACCCTGCATTCAACGGTGTAAAAAGAGAGCTGACCGCACAAGACTATGTCTTCTCTTTGCAACGCCTTGTCGATCCAACTACCAAGCGCCCGAATTCCTGGTTACTGCGTGGCAAGATCGTTGGTTTGGATGAGAAGCTTGAGGCTGCAAAGGCGGCAGGGTCCTTCGACCCTTCTACTCCTGTCGAGGGATTGAAGGCGCTGGATCGTTATACCCTGCAGATCAAGTTGACCAAGCCTGATTACAATTTGAACTACATTCTTGCTATGACCACGACCGGGGCGCTTGCTAAAGAGGTCGTGGATAAATATGGCAAGGTTGATATTGGTGCGCACCCAGTTGGAACAGGACCCTACATACTGCAGAAATGGGAGCGGGGACATCGTACTTCGCTGGTAGCGAGTCCCAGCTATCGCGGGATGGTGTATGAGCCACCGGTAGACGCAACGGGCGTCAATCAGACAGTGATGGCAGAGTTGCGCGGCAAGCGCCTCCCGTTGATTGGACGTATCGATCTGCCTGTGATGGAAAACGGCCAGGCACAATGGTTGGGTTTTCTGCGTGGTGATACCGACATTCACTACCGGGTTGGGTCGGAATATGCCCTGCAATCGGCCCCTGGCGGCAAGCTGAAGCCGCAGTACGCCAAGAAAGGCATCAAGGTTTTCCGTGAATTGGAGCCTGAAGTGACTTTCAACCAGTTCAATATGGAAGACGAGGTGGTGGGGGGGTATGAGCCGGAGAAGGTTGCACTGAGACGTGCGCTTGCCATGTCTTACAACTCTAAAAAAGAGGCCATGGTCACCCGTGCTGGACAAGCCATTGAAGCAGAGGCCCCTTGGGGCCCAGGCATTGTCGGCTACGATCCCAACTTCAAAAATGCATTGCATGCCTACAACCCAGCGCGTGCCAACGCCATTTTGGATACCTACGGGTACAAGGATGTAGATGGTGATGGTTATCGTGAGCTGCCTAATGGGAAACCTTTGGAGATCACCTATCTCGGGACGACCACTGGTGGGCGAAGGGATTTCGAGGAGTTGATGGAGCAGGCTTTCAAGGCGGTCAAGATCCGCCTTCGCACCGAGAAGACCTCCTTCCCTGATCAGATCCAGCGCAAGCAGAATGGCAAATTCCAATTGACAGGTGGTGCCTGGGGGGCGGATTTCCCCGATGTCGAAAACTTCCTGCAGCTGCTGTATGGCCCTAACTGCCGAGAGGGGAACGATTCCTGCTTCAAACTCAAGGAATATGACGACCTCTATCGTGAGATCAGCCAGATGCCGGATTCACCGGAGCGACAAGCCAAGGTGATGCGCATGGTGCGGCTGGTAGCGGCCTACGCGCCATGGAATTTCAATGTCCACCGTATTCGTACGCATATGGAGCACAGCTGGACCACCGGCTTCCTTGCTCATCCAGTGGATCACGTGAAATTCATGTATTACGACATCGACCTCGCCAAGCGCGAGGCATATAAGAAACAGCAATAA
- a CDS encoding ABC transporter permease: MSGGSKSSKDLNMSNSQGFWAQAMRRLFSGWLARACVLILLVFLAATLAGWVGLIANNWDEPIAVSYANPDFMKDAPNPQGESSRLTYEKLEIDDALRSVDPLAANYGKFDEAEKQYHQEEKPLDWSRPLGADKQGRDVVDKVIKASQVSITVGVLAALLAVIIGTFLGAMAGYFGGMVDAALEWLYSVFTAMPYILLVMAIASIVRTPGISTVIFILGVTGWTGTYRLIRSEYVKQRGREYIQAANAIGASNSRRMFVHILPNVSHLMLVQLSQLVVDFIKSEVVLSFLGFGVPTSSVSWGVMISEVRAELVLGKWWQLAAAAGVMSLFVVTFGLFTDLLRDALDPKARRK; encoded by the coding sequence ATGTCTGGTGGGTCGAAATCAAGCAAGGACTTGAACATGTCCAATAGTCAAGGGTTTTGGGCGCAGGCCATGCGCCGTCTGTTCTCAGGATGGCTGGCACGCGCCTGCGTGTTGATCCTGTTGGTGTTTCTGGCTGCGACGCTGGCTGGGTGGGTCGGGTTGATTGCCAACAACTGGGATGAACCGATTGCGGTTTCCTATGCCAACCCAGATTTCATGAAGGATGCGCCGAACCCGCAAGGTGAATCGAGCCGTCTGACCTATGAAAAGCTGGAAATCGATGACGCACTACGCAGTGTCGATCCGCTGGCGGCCAACTATGGCAAGTTCGATGAGGCAGAAAAACAATATCACCAAGAAGAAAAGCCACTGGATTGGTCACGCCCGCTGGGTGCCGACAAGCAGGGGCGCGACGTTGTCGATAAGGTGATCAAGGCATCGCAGGTGTCGATTACTGTCGGGGTGTTGGCTGCTTTGCTGGCGGTGATCATCGGTACGTTTCTGGGTGCCATGGCCGGCTACTTCGGTGGCATGGTCGATGCGGCGTTGGAGTGGCTCTACAGTGTCTTTACGGCTATGCCGTACATTCTGCTGGTCATGGCCATTGCTTCGATTGTACGGACACCTGGCATCTCGACCGTCATTTTCATCCTTGGTGTGACCGGCTGGACAGGAACCTATCGTCTGATCCGTTCTGAGTATGTGAAACAACGTGGGCGTGAATATATCCAGGCTGCGAATGCGATTGGTGCATCCAATAGCCGCCGTATGTTTGTACATATTCTGCCGAACGTCAGCCATTTGATGCTGGTTCAGCTATCGCAGCTGGTGGTGGATTTCATCAAGTCCGAGGTGGTGTTGTCCTTCCTCGGCTTTGGTGTGCCGACCAGCTCGGTTTCCTGGGGGGTGATGATCAGCGAGGTGCGAGCCGAGCTGGTATTGGGCAAGTGGTGGCAGTTGGCTGCCGCTGCTGGTGTGATGTCGCTGTTTGTCGTGACATTTGGCCTGTTCACCGATCTGTTACGTGATGCGCTCGACCCGAAAGCGCGTCGTAAATAA